A genome region from Tursiops truncatus isolate mTurTru1 chromosome 15, mTurTru1.mat.Y, whole genome shotgun sequence includes the following:
- the COL20A1 gene encoding collagen alpha-1(XX) chain: MSIRVCPRLGVGLWLWLGVTLGLGQGQASSRLRLAVLPEDRLQMKWRESEGSSLGYLVQVKPRAGDLEQEVMLTTKTPKATVGGLSPSKGYTLQIFELTGSGNVLLARREFVIKDLKSSSASRSSRRPLGAALQPSPSHEGSPDLEPPVALAPSRDLPTPAGPQFRCTSPTPVDMIFLVDGSWSIGHSHFQQVKDFLASIIEPFEIGPDKVQVGLTQYSGDPQTEWDLNAFDTKEEVLAAVRGLQYRGGNTFTGLALTHVLEQNLKPVAGLRPEAAKLVILVTDGKSQDDARTAGHMLKGLGVDVFAVGVKNADDAELRLLASQPLDVTVHSVQDFPQLGSLAGLLSRLVCQKVQGRRPRSGPVTPAAAAPALDPLSAPTGLVLTRVTSSSIHLSWTPAPRPPLKYLIVLRPSKGGAPREMVVEGPASSAELHNLTSSTEYLVSVFPVYKAGVGEGLQGPVTTAPLPPPQALTLAAAMPRAIHLTWQPSAGATQYLVQCSPTSPEGTEEGREVRVGQPEALLDGLAPGRDYEVWVRSLRGAETSEAQSIRARTPALAPPRHLSFSDVSHDSARVSWEGTARPVHLFRVSYVSSKGGHSGQMEAPGSATSVTLGPLSSSTAYTVRVTCLYPGGSSSTLTGRLTTRKVPSPSQLSVTELPGDEVQLEWAAAAASGVLVYQITWTPLGEGKAHKISVPGNLGTAVLPGLGRHSEYEITILAYYRDGARSDPVSLRYTPLSWSPPSNLALASESPDSLRVSWTPPSGRVLHYQLSYALASGSGPEKSISVPGPRSHVTLPDLLAATKYRVLVSAVYGAGKSVAVSATGQTACPALHPDGSLPGFDLMAAFGLVEKEYASMRGVAMEPSAFGPIRTFTLLKDAQLTRRASDIHLATLPTEHTVVFLLRLLPETPREVFALWQVAAEDFRPVLGVLLDASRKSLTYFSRDPSATLQEATFDLPEVRRIFFGSFHKVHIAVGRSKVRLYVDCRKVAEKPTGEAGSLPTTGFVTLGRLAKARGPRSSSASFQLQMLQIVCSDSWAEEDRCCELPASKDGETCPAFPSACACSSQTPGPPGPQGPPGHPGRDGAPGEQGFPGPRGPPGVKGEKGDHGRPGLQGHPGLQGTPGKVGVQGPKGMRGLEGTAGLPGPPGPRGFQGTAGARGSIGERGPPGPVGPTGLPGPKGERGEKGEPQSLATIYQLVGQACESAIQTHLLKLHACTHESTRPPMPILEAPRAFGTHREARLPGEVGHGGPRPEDRGRSPCCPE, translated from the exons ATGAGCATCCGTGTGTGCCCCCGCCTCGGGGTCGGCCTCTGGCTGTGGCTGGGTGTCACCCTGGGACTCGGCCAGGGACAAG CAAGCAGCCGCCTGAGGCTGGCGGTGCTGCCTGAGGACCGGCTGCAGATGAAGTGGAGGGAGTCGGAGGGGAGCAGTCTCGGCTACCTGGTGCAGGTGAAGCCCAGGGCAG gggaCCTGGAGCAGGAGGTGATGCTGACTACCAAGACCCCCAAGGCCACGGTGGGGGGCCTGAGCCCCTCCAAAGGGTACACCTTGCAGATCTTCGAGCTCACGGGCTCAGGGAATGTCCTGCTGGCTCGGAGGGAGTTTGTGA TCAAAGATTTGAAGAGTAGCTCTGCGAGCAGGAGCAGCCGGAGGCCACTGGGGGCagccctgcagcccagcccctcccacgAGGGGAGCCCAGACCTCGAGCCCCCAGTGGCCTTGGCCCCAAGCCGAGACCTGCCCACGCCTG ccggACCCCAGTTCCGCTGCACGTCCCCCACACCCGTGGACATGATCTTCCTGGTGGATGGATCCTGGAGTATTGGTCACAGTCACTTCCAGCAGGTCAAAGACTTCCTGGCCAGCATCATTGAGCCCTTTGAAATCGGGCCAGACAAAGTCCAAGTAG GCCTGACTCAGTACAGCGGGGACCCCCAGACCGAGTGGGACCTGAATGCCTTTGACACCAAGGAGGAGGTGCTGGCCGCCGTGCGTGGCCTCCAGTACAGAGGGGGAAACACGTTCACAG GCCTGGCCCTGACCCACGTGCTGGAACAGAACCTGAAGCCCGTGGCGGGTCTCCGTCCGGAGGCGGCCAAACTGGTGATTCTGGTGACGGACGGCAAGTCCCAGGACGATGCCCGCACTGCTGGCCACATGCTCAAGGGTCTGGGCGTTGACGTCTTTGCTGTGG GCGTGAAGAACGCCGACGATGCGGAGCTGAGGCTCCTGGCGTCCCAGCCTCTGGACGTCACCGTGCACAGCGTGCAGGACTTCCCCCAGCTCGGCTCGCTGGCCGGCCTGCTCAGCCGCCTCGTCTGCCAGAAGGTGCAGGGCAGGCGCCCGCGCAGCGGCCCAG TTACACCGGCCGCAGCCGCTCCGGCCCTGGACCCCCTTTCCGCTCCCACCGGCCTGGTCCTGACCCGGGTGACCTCCTCCAGCATCCACCTGTCCTGGACCCCAGCCCCGCGGCCACCGCTCAAGTACCTGATCGTGTTGCGGCCTTCTAAGGGCGGCGCCCCCAGGGAG ATGGTGGTGGAGGGGCCCGCCTCGTCGGCAGAGCTGCACAACCTGACCTCCAGCACGGAGTACCTGGTCTCCGTGTTCCCCGTCTACAAGGCCGGCGTCGGTGAGGGCCTGCAGGGTCCGGTGACCACAG cgcccctgcccccaccccaggcgCTGACCCTGGCCGCAGCGATGCCCAGAGCCATCCACCTCACCTGGCAGCCCTCGGCGGGGGCCACCCAGTACCTGGTGCAGTGCTCGCCCACCTCCCCTGAGGGCacggaggaggggagagag GTGCGGGTGGGGCAGCCCGAGGCGCTGCTGGATGGGCTGGCCCCGGGCAGGGACTACGAGGTGTGGGTGCGGAGCCTGCGAGGGGCAGAGACCAGCGAGGCCCAGAGCATCCGCGCCAGGACCC CCGCCCTGGCCCCCCCCAGGCACCTGAGCTTCTCGGACGTGAGCCATGACTCGGCCCGAGTGTCCTGGGAGGGCACCGCGAGGCCTGTGCACCTGTTCAGGGTCAGCTACGTCTCGAGCAAGGGCGGCCACTCGGGACAG ATGGAGGCTCCTGGGAGCGCCACCTCGGTCACTCTGGGCCCCCTCTCGTCCTCCACCGCCTACACGGTCCGCGTTACCTGCCTCTACCCTGGGGGCAGCTCCTCCACACTGACTGGCCGCCTGACCACAC GGAAGGTCCCCAGCCCGAGCCAGCTGTCGGTGACAGAGCTGCCTGGGGACGAAGTCCAGCTGGAGTGGGCGGCCGCAGCGGCGTCCGGCGTGCTTGTCTACCAGATCACGTGGACGCCCCTGGGAGAGGGGAAGGCCCATAAG ATCTCTGTCCCGGGGAACCTGGGCACGGCCGTCCTGCCCGGGCTGGGGAGGCACTCGGAGTATGAGATCACCATCCTGGCCTACTACAGGGATGGGGCCCGCAGTGACCCCGTGTCCCTCCGCTACACCCCCC TCAGCTGGAGCCCACCCTCCAACCTGGCCCTGGCCTCGGAGTCGCCTGACAGCCTGCGAGTCAGCTGGACACCCCCGAGTGGCCGTGTCCTCCACTACCAGCTCTCCTACGCGCTGGCCTCAGGCTCGGGACCCGAGAAGTCG ATCTCCGTTCCAGGACCCAGAAGCCATGTGACTCTCCCTGACCTGCTGGCGGCCACCAAGTACCGGGTCCTAGTCTCAGCCGTCTACGGAGCAGGGAAGAGTGTGGCAGTGTCTGCCACGGGCCAGACGG CCTGCCCGGCCCTCCACCCGGATGGCTCCCTCCCAG gcttTGACCTGATGGCAGCCTTCGGGCTGGTGGAGAAGGAGTACGCCTCCATGCGTGGCGTGGCCATGGAGCCCTCGGCCTTCGGCCCCATCAGGACCTTCACGCTCCTCAAGGACGCTCAGCTGACCCGCCGGGCCAG CGACATCCACCTGGCCACCCTCCCCACGGAACACACAGTCGTCTTCCTCCTGCGCCTGCTCCCCGAGACGCCCCGCGAGGTCTTCGCGCTGTGGCAGGTGGCGGCCGAAGACTTCCGGCCCGTCCTGGGGGTCCTGCTGGACG ccaGCAGAAAGTCGCTGACCTACTTCAGCCGTGACCCCAGCGCCACCCTGCAGGAGGCCACCTTCGACCTGCCCGAAGTGAGGAGGATATTCTTTGGGAGCTTCCACAAG GTGCACATAGCCGTGGGCCGCTCCAAGGTCAGGCTCTACGTGGACTGCCGGAAGGTGGCTGAGAAGCCCACTGGGGAGGCCGGCAGCCTGCCCACCACCGGCTTCGTCACACTGGGGAGACTGGCCAAGGCCCGGGGCCCCCGGAGCAGCTCAGCCTCG tTCCAGCTCCAGATGCTACAGATTGTGTGCAGTGACTCCTGGGCAGAGGAGGACAGGTGCTGCGAGCTCCCGGCTTCG AAGGATGGAGAGACCTGCCCTGCCTTCCCTTCTGCCTGTGCATGTTCCTCGCAGACCCCTGGGCCCCCGGGCCCCCAAGGACCTCCC GGCCACCCCGGGAGGGacggagccccaggagagcagGGCTTCCCAGGGCCCAGG GGTCCACCAGGGGTCAAAGGAGAGAAGGGGGACCATGGACGCCCCGGCTTGCAG GGCCACCCCGGCCTCCAGGGCACCCCTGGGAAGGTTGGCGTCCAGGGACCAAAG GGAATGAGAGGCCTGGAGGGGACTGCTGGCCTGCCCGGACCCCCTGGCCCTAGG GGCTTCCAGGGCACGGCGGGGGCCAGAGGCAGCATTGGGGAGCGAGGACCCCCGGGGCCTGTGGGGCCCACG GGGCTGCCGGGGCCCAAGGGGGAGCGAGGAGAGAAG GGCGAGCCACAGTCCTTGGCCACCATCTACCAGCTCGTGGGCCAGGCCTGCGAGTCCGCCATCCAGA CGCACCTGCTGAAGCTCCACGCCTGCACCCACGAGAGCACCCGGCCCCCCATGCCCATCTTGGAGGCCCCCAGGGCCTTTGGCACGCACAGAGAGGCCCGGCTCCCCGGAGAAGTGGGGCACGGTGGCCCCCGCCCAGAGGACAGAG